A stretch of the Vigna radiata var. radiata cultivar VC1973A chromosome 7, Vradiata_ver6, whole genome shotgun sequence genome encodes the following:
- the LOC106766755 gene encoding rac-like GTP-binding protein RAC13 — MSTARFIKCVTVGDGAVGKTCMLISYTSNTFPTDYVPTVFDNFSANVTVDGSTVNLGLWDTAGQEDYNRLRPLSYRGADVFLLCYSLISKASYENISKKWIPELRHYAPNVPIVLVGTKLDLRDDKQFLIDHPGGTRITTAQGEELKKMIGAVTYIECSSKTQQNVKTVFDAAIKVALRPPKPKKKPRKKRTCFFL; from the exons ATGAGTACGGCCAGGTTTATCAAGTGTGTAACAGTTGGAGATGGTGCTGTGGGAAAGACATGCATGCTCATATCCTATACCAGCAACACGTTTCCCACG GATTATGTTCCAACTGTGTTTGACAATTTTAGTGCTAATGTAACTGTGGACGGTAGTACGGTGAATCTTGGTTTATGGGATACTGCAG GACAAGAAGATTACAACAGGCTAAGGCCTTTAAGCTATAGAGGAGCTGATGTGTTTTTGTTGTGCTATTCGCTCATCAGCAAAGCCAGTTATGAGAACATTTCCAAAAAG TGGATACCTGAGCTCAGACATTATGCTCCAAATGTGCCTATAGTGCTCGTGGGAACAAAACTAG ATTTGCGAGATGACAAGCAGTTTCTGATTGATCATCCCGGAGGCACACGAATTACAACTGCTCAG GgtgaagaattgaagaaaatgattGGTGCAGTCACATATATTGAGTGCAGCTCCAAAACACAGCAG AATGTGAAGACAGTTTTTGATGCTGCAATAAAGGTCGCATTGAGGCCACCAAAGCCAAAGAAGAAACCACGCAAGAAAAGGACCTGTTTTTTCCTCTAA
- the LOC106766152 gene encoding WUSCHEL-related homeobox 9-like codes for MSSSNKHWPSMFKSKPCNSHNQWQHGNNSSVLSTGCQRSPYTPGNEEKTPEPKSRWNPKPEQIRILEAIFNSGMVNPPRDEIRKIRVQLQEYGQVGDANVFYWFQNRKSRSKNKLRHIQNSKNHNTETQANLLSLSQIIPPSTSSSSSDKSSSKELVHPNAISFGFSNVNDALPNSPTASVNQTYLQSHNYNNTALLPPVIESFSFPLHNNGQGVIVNDTITTHGFSIPQFSNNIMQSQPQCEPKVGHSSSLFLNEIMSHGTFSKKDQDQEKALKSMHRQQLSSPPTSSSTTTVAHEISTLPCPITQLQGVGGEVTADREKCIVFINDVAFEVMMGPFNVRQAFGDEAVLIHSSGPVPTDDWGITLHPLQHGAYYYLI; via the exons ATGTCTTCTTCCAATAAACACTGGCCAAGCATGTTCAAATCCAAGCCTTGCAATTCCCACAACCAATGGCAGCATGGCAACAACTCTTCTGTCCTGTCCACTGGATGCCAAAGAAGCCCTTATACTCCAG GAAATGAAGAGAAAACTCCAGAACCAAAGTCAAGATGGAATCCAAAACCCGAGCAAATTCGCATTCTAGAAGCCATCTTCAATTCTGGGATGGTGAATCCCCCAAGGGATGAGATAAGGAAGATCCGGGTGCAGTTGCAGGAGTATGGCCAAGTTGGTGATGCCAATGTGTTCTATTGGTTCCAGAATCGCAAATCCAGGAGCAAGAACAAGCTCCGCCACATCCAAAACTCAAAGAACCACAACACAGAAACGCAAGCAAActtactttctctctctcaaatcATACCACCTTCAACCTCATCCTCTTCCTCTGACAAATCCTCCTCAAAAGAATTAGTGCACCCAAATGCCATCTCCTTTGGCTTCTCAAATGTCAATGATGCACTGCCTAATTCTCCCACTGCTTCTGTGAATCAGACTTATTTACAGTCTCACAACTACAATAACACCGCTTTGCTGCCACCAGTGATCGAGTCTTTCTCCTTTCCTTTGCACAATAATGGTCAAGGTGTAATAGTTAACGATACCATCACAACGCATGGGTTTTCTATCCCTCAGTTCTCCAACAATATAATGCAATCTCAACCACAATGTGAACCAAAGGTTGGACACAGCAGTAGTCTTTTTCTCAACGAGATCATGAGCCACGGAACTTTCTCAAAGAAAGACCAAGATCAGGAAAAGGCATTAAAATCAATGCACCGTCAACAACTTAGCTCCCCTCCGACTTCATCTTCAACCACAACCGTTGCTCACGAAATCTCAACTCTTCCATGTCCAATCACCCAGCTTCAAG GTGTTGGTGGTGAGGTTACAGCAGATAGAGAAAAATGTATAGTTTTCATTAACGATGTTGCATTTGAGGTAATGATGGGACCCTTCAACGTGCGCCAAGCCTTCGGAGATGAAGCCGTGCTTATCCACTCTTCCGGCCCTGTCCCCACCGATGACTGGGGCATTACCCTCCACCCACTGCAGCATGGTGCTTACTATTATCTG ATATAA